In Alkalihalobacillus sp. AL-G, the genomic stretch AATTTGATTATGATCCATTCCAACAAGACAGCTATAAGCAACGCTGGAAGGAAGTTCAGGAACGTTCATTTCCTAGAGAGTCCCTCCATGATCATTTGCTGAATTATCATCAGAAGCTTCCAGCATCAATACATACGATAAATAATATAAACAAACTAAAGGACCCGGAGTCGACTGTGATTGTAACAGGTCAACAGGCTGGGCTTCTTTCAGGTCCTCTTTATACGATACATAAGTGTATTTCTGCCATTCTTCTTGCGAAAGAGCAGGAGTCCAAACTAGGAACGCCAGTCATACCTGTATTTTGGGTTGCTGGAGAGGACCATGATTTTGATGAAATCAATCATGTGTATCTCAATGATGAAGGCCGTACATTTAAGAAGAAATTGGATTTAGCCGAAGGGAATCGATCCGTTTCTGAGATTCCATTTCCTAAAGAGAAACTTTCTTCATGGGCAGAAGAGGTCATCCGAGGTCTTGGAGAAACGGAGCACACTCAGGCCATTAAGAATTTGATACATAAAGCAATAGCAGAATCGGAATCAATCACCGAATTTTTTGCACATATTATGCTTGTCCTGTTTGCAGAAGAAGGAATCGTTATGCTCGATTCTAATCATCCTGACCTACGTAAAATCGAATCGCCGTTTTTCTTGGAAATGATCCAAAACAATGAGTCCTTGGATCGTAAATTTCAAAAGGATGTCCATTTATTAAAGGAGAAAGGTTTTCCAGTACCAGTGGAATCCGAAACTAACAATTCACACCTATTTTTAAACGTTCATCAAAATCGTGTGTTGCTGTTTCGTGATAGTCATGAATTTAAAGGGAAGAAAAATGAATGCCTTCTAACAAAAAGTGAAATGATTGCAATCGCTGAAGATCAACCTGAACGTCTTAGTAATAATGTAATCAGTCGCCCATTCATGCAAGATCGCGTTCTTCCGACCCTTGCCTTCGTGGCAGGTCCTGGTGAAATCGCCTACTGGGGTGTTCTCAAATCGATCTTCCATCAATTTGACATAAAGATGCCACCTGTAATGCCACGCCTTTCACTAACTTTGGTCGAGTCCCATATATCAAAAGTGGTAAGTGAAAAGAAAATGCGTTTAGAAGAAATACTTCAAAATGGTGTGAAAGAACGAAAACAAGAATGGTTGAAGAATCGAATAGATTGGAATTTGGATGAACAATTCGGGTCAGCAAAAAAGAAGGTTGATCAAACGCATCGAATACTTCGTGAAATAACAACAGAAATTGATAAAGGACTAAATTCGCTTGCACAAAAAAATGGGCAATTCCTACAAGATCAGCTTGATTTTTTAAAGAATAATCTTGAACACTCGATTCAGAAGAAATATGAACATGAACTGAAAAAGTTTGACCTGATTGAACTGAACCTAAGACCAAGTGGAAAACCGCAGGAACGTGTCTTTAATATCTTTTATTTTTTGAATCAATATGGGGTGAACTTAGTTTCTGAACTTGCTTCATTGGAGTTTGAGTTTAATGGTAATCATAAGGTGATTCATGTATAAGGATGTTAAAAAGGCGGCAAATGATAAACTGCGTATTTCTTCGTTACTTGGTTTTTCCGGTCCTTACGTATAACAAGGACGTATTGATTTCATGGATGTACATTCATTGTGTACCTTCGTCTAACTAGTCAACGCTATCGATGAAAGCTTCCTCGGTGCAAGGCAGGGAAGAGGTTTTCAAGTAAGTAGCCCTTCCTCAAAACCTGCGTGCCTCGGGCTCACACGATGTTAGTCAGTTCAACATTGTGACAGGACGTTACGTATTTAGTTGAACTTCCTTAACTTGTTTCTTATTCATCTGCTTTTTAACAATAATTTTAGGATGTTAAAAAAACGGCGAATAAAACCGTCGAAAATTCAAAGAAAAAATGTTCCAAAAACCTGCTTATGACAGCAGGTTTTTTCTATGTTCAAACGAATTATAAAACAAGTGGTGGAAAGTGGGGAGTTGTGGTAGACTTAGGATAGATTGTGGGGGAAGGGGATCAAACCATGTTCATGGGAGAGCATTTACATACCATTGACGATAAAGGAAGAATGATCATCCCTTCTAAGTTCCGTGATGAACTAGGCTCCACATTCGTACTTACAAGAGGATTAGACCAATGTGTTTTTGGTTACCCTCTAGAAGAATGGAAACAGTTAGAAGAAAAGTTGAAAGCACTCCCGTTTACCAAGAAAGATGCAAGGGCATTTACACGATTCTTCTTTTCAGGAGCAGCAGAGTGTCAGCTCGACAAACAAGGACGTGTCAACATCGCCTCAACCCTGAGACAATACGCAAAGCTTGATAAGGATTGTGTTGTCATCGGAGTCAGCAACCGGATTGAAGTCTGGAACAAGCAAATTTGGGAAGAATACTTCTCGCAATCAGAAGATTCATTTGGAGAGATTGCTGAAAGCTTGATGGATTTCGATCTATAAAAGGTGTGCATCAAACCGGGACGGTTTTAGAGAAAAAGAGGGACTAACATATGTTTGAGCATGAAACAGTATTAAAACAAGAAGCGATTGTCGGACTGCAAATTAAAGAGAATGGCATCTATGTAGATTGCACTCTTGGTGGAGCAGGCCATACTGAGGAAATTGTGAAACGAATTGACACCGGACAAGTATTTGCTTTCGATCAAGATCTTCATGCGATTGAACATGCTAGAAAACGACTGCAAGCCTTCGAAGGAAAATTTCAGATCATTCAGTCCAATTTTAGACATTTGAAAGAATCGCTTCAGGAAGTTGGTATCAATGGTGTTGATGGTATCCTATTTGATTTAGGTGTGTCCTCTCCACAGCTTGATGAAGCGGAACGTGGATTCAGTTATCATCAGGATGCGCCGCTGGATATGAGAATGGATCAGACGAATGAACTAACGGCTTACCACATTGTAAATGAATGGCCGTACGAAAAGCTTGTTTCAATCTTTTTTAAATATGGTGAAGAAAAATTCGCCAAATCGATTGCTCGTAAAATTGAAGCGAATCGTGAACAACAGCCAATTAAAACGACAGGGGAACTGGTGGAAATCATCAAGACCGCAATTCCAGCTAGAGCACGTCGAAAAGGCGGACACCCTGCAAAAAGGACATTCCAAGCAATTAGAATAGCAGTAAACGATGAATTGAATGCATTTGAAGAGGCGTTAAGAGACGGAATCGACTTATTGAATCCGAGGGGAAGAATTTGCGTGATCACCTTTCATTCGTTGGAGGACCGGTTGTGCAAAAGAATCTTTAAGGAAGAAAGCAGTGAGCCAGAACTTCCACCTGGAATGCCTGCCGTACCTGAAGAATATCAGCCGGTTCTTAAAATGATAACACGAAAACCAATCATACCGGGAACTGAAGAACAAGAACAAAACAGAAGAGCACGATCTTCAAAACTAAGAATTGCAGAAAAAATGTAGAGAGGGGAAAGGGATTTGAGTAATCTAGCACATCAAGTACAAAGAAAAACCCAATATACTGAGCAAGTTCAACCAAAACGACACGTTCAACCACAAAAACGCTCAATTATCACCAAGGGAGAAAAGGTTCTCTGGTCTATTTCTGCGATTATGTTAGTTGCTGCTTCGATTTTTGTCATTTCAAACTATGCCTCAATCTACTCGATCAATAAGGATGTTCAGGTAACTAAGAGTAAGATTGAGCAACAACAAAAAGAAGTAAGTGATTTAAGCCTTCAAGTATCTGAGCTAAGCACTCCGCAAAGAATTAAGGAATATGCAAGAGAAAAGCTCGGGATGACATTTAACGATCAAAATGTAAAAGTTATCAACAACTAACGTTAGGTGTGTTTTACATGAATGGAAAAAAGAATCCGAATATAAATAAAGGAGCAGTGATTTTATCTTTGATATTCGTCCTGCTCTTTTTTGTTTTAACTGGAAGGTATTTTTATTTAGGTTGGACAGGAGAAGCAGAAGGTAAGGATCTTGAAGAACTTGCAAAGCAAAAATGGACAATCCAACAACCTTTGGATGCAGATCGCGGGTCGTTTTTTGACCGCAAAGGGGAGGTTATTGCAGAGGACATTCCTGCTTATACTGTTGTGGCAATATTGGCTGAAGACTATGAAAACCGTGTTTCGGACCCCGAAAAAACTGCCGAGAAACTCGCACCCCTATTAGATATGTCTGAAAGTAGACTCATAGAGCTGATGAGTAAAGAGGAACGCTGGCAGGTTGAACTGGGGCCAGGCGGGGACAAAATCAGCCACTCGAAAATGAATAAGATCAAAGAGTTAGGATTGGATGGTATCGTATTTAAACGGAAAACGAAAAGGTATTATCCGAACCAGAAATTCGCTTCCCATATCATAGGGTTTACTGCGATTAAAGAAGGTGAAAGAGTAGGGGCGATGGGGCTTGAACAAACACTTGATGAACACCTGCACGAAGAAGACGGAAGGCTGATTTATCAACAAGATTTCGAGGGCTATAAGCTTCCGGACCCGAAAGAAGTCATGGTCGAGCCGAAAAACGGTTACAACGTACATCTAACGATTGATGAGAATATTCAATTGTTTTTGGAGCAAGCAATGACTGAAGTAAATGAAGAATATGACCCGAAACGGATGATTGGTATTGTCGCAGATCCTAACACGGGTAAAATTCTTGCAATGTCTAATCGTCCAAGCTTCAACCCGAACATCCGCGACATCGAAAACTATTCGAATTTTGCGATCAGTTCACGGTTCGAGCCTGGCTCAACGATGAAAATCTTCACCCTTGCTGCAGCGATTGAGGAAGGTGCATATAACGGAAATGCCACCTACAAATCTGGTACGTATACTACTTCTTTTGGAGAAAAAATCGGTGATCATAGTGGAATTGATGGAGAAATCATGACATACGATGAAGGGTTTATCCGTTCCTCTAACGTCGCGTTCATGAAAATCGCTGCAGAACAGCTCGGGTTCGAAAACTTAAATCAATATTTGACAGAGAGGTTCGAATTCGATCAACCGACTGGGGTCGATCTTCCGGGTGAAGCGGATTCGAAAATTCAATTCAAGTGGGAAACAGAAAAATTGACCACAGCATTCGGTCAAGGGACAGCCATCACACCGATCCAACAAATCCAAGCGGCAACAGCCATCGCAAACGGTGGCAAGATGATGAAGCCTTATGTCATTGAAAAAATTGTCAATCCAGACAATGAAAAAGTCGTTCAAAACCACGAACCTGAAGTAGTAGGTACACCAATATCAAAAGAAACGTCAGAGCATGTCCGTAACCTGATGCGTTCCGTCGTCACCGATGGAACAGGAGAGCGTTATTATAATATCGAAGGCTATGAGGTAGCTGGGAAGACTGGAACAGCAGAAATACCAGATCCAAAGGGTGGTTATTTAGAAGGGTACGATAATTATGTCTTCTCTTTCTTAGGCATGGCGCCTAAGGACGACCCAAAGCTATTAATCTATATTGCCATTGACCGGCCGAACCTTGATGTGGAAAGCTATGAATCTGGTTCTGTTCCCGTATCGAAAGTGTTCAATTTCGTCATGAAAAACAGCCTGCAATACTTGAACATTGCTCCAGTAGAAGGTTCATCTGAGCATAATGGGGAAAGTAAGAAGGATGTTACGGATAACATCCCTCTTAACGATTATGAAGGTGGATCTTCTATCGCTCTCGAGCAAGAATTAAAGGAAAAGGGATTAGACGTTCATGTACTCGGAGAAGGTGATGAAGTTATTGCTCAGACGCCATTTGCTGGTACTGCTGTACTAAAAGGTCAAAAAATCATTCTGCGAACATCTGGTACCGTAAAAATGCCAGATTTGACAGGATGGTCACGAGCGGAAGTGCTTCAGCTTGCACGAATACTTAACTTGAAAACACCTGAGTTTATCGGAAATGGCTACGTTGTTTTGCAAAGTATACCACCGAAAGCAAAGGTGAAAGAAGGGTCGCACCTTGTGATAGAATTAAAGGCTCCTCAGCAAATTGCAGAGGAAAAGAAGGCGAAGGAAAAAGAGAAAGGAAATAAAGAACACAAAGAGGAACCAGTGACCGATTGACTGTTCTAGCTGTTTCTGTACAAGCATATAGATGAAACGAGCTTATCATGTAGGAGGTTGGGCATGTGCGCGTTTCAAATGTGACTGTGCGGAGACGGCTTATTTTTGTGCTGGTAGCCGGTCTTTTATTTTTATTAATAATCACCGGTAGACTTGGATATGTTCAGTTCGTAAAAGGGAATTGGCTGACAGGGCTTGCCTTGGATTCCTGGAGCCGGAATGTTCCCTTTGAACCAAAACGGGGTGAAATCTTCGACCGTAATGGCATTCCGATTGCAACAAACATCAGTGCCCCTACGGTATACATTGTCCCGAGACAGGTAAAGGACCCGGTAATGACTGCTGAGAAGCTTGCTGCCGCCCTCAATTTGAATAAGAAGGATGTCTACAAAATGATTACGAAAAAGGAATCGATTGTAAACATATATCCAGGAGGGAAAAAAATCAGCAACAAAAAAGCGAATGAAATCCGTTCCTACGATCTCCCAGGTGTATTTGTAGCAGAGGATAGCA encodes the following:
- the ftsL gene encoding cell division protein FtsL, producing the protein MSNLAHQVQRKTQYTEQVQPKRHVQPQKRSIITKGEKVLWSISAIMLVAASIFVISNYASIYSINKDVQVTKSKIEQQQKEVSDLSLQVSELSTPQRIKEYAREKLGMTFNDQNVKVINN
- the bshC gene encoding bacillithiol biosynthesis cysteine-adding enzyme BshC; translation: MKVSEIPFQQKNDFYSAYLNGAQHVREQFDYDPFQQDSYKQRWKEVQERSFPRESLHDHLLNYHQKLPASIHTINNINKLKDPESTVIVTGQQAGLLSGPLYTIHKCISAILLAKEQESKLGTPVIPVFWVAGEDHDFDEINHVYLNDEGRTFKKKLDLAEGNRSVSEIPFPKEKLSSWAEEVIRGLGETEHTQAIKNLIHKAIAESESITEFFAHIMLVLFAEEGIVMLDSNHPDLRKIESPFFLEMIQNNESLDRKFQKDVHLLKEKGFPVPVESETNNSHLFLNVHQNRVLLFRDSHEFKGKKNECLLTKSEMIAIAEDQPERLSNNVISRPFMQDRVLPTLAFVAGPGEIAYWGVLKSIFHQFDIKMPPVMPRLSLTLVESHISKVVSEKKMRLEEILQNGVKERKQEWLKNRIDWNLDEQFGSAKKKVDQTHRILREITTEIDKGLNSLAQKNGQFLQDQLDFLKNNLEHSIQKKYEHELKKFDLIELNLRPSGKPQERVFNIFYFLNQYGVNLVSELASLEFEFNGNHKVIHV
- a CDS encoding PASTA domain-containing penicillin-binding protein codes for the protein MNGKKNPNINKGAVILSLIFVLLFFVLTGRYFYLGWTGEAEGKDLEELAKQKWTIQQPLDADRGSFFDRKGEVIAEDIPAYTVVAILAEDYENRVSDPEKTAEKLAPLLDMSESRLIELMSKEERWQVELGPGGDKISHSKMNKIKELGLDGIVFKRKTKRYYPNQKFASHIIGFTAIKEGERVGAMGLEQTLDEHLHEEDGRLIYQQDFEGYKLPDPKEVMVEPKNGYNVHLTIDENIQLFLEQAMTEVNEEYDPKRMIGIVADPNTGKILAMSNRPSFNPNIRDIENYSNFAISSRFEPGSTMKIFTLAAAIEEGAYNGNATYKSGTYTTSFGEKIGDHSGIDGEIMTYDEGFIRSSNVAFMKIAAEQLGFENLNQYLTERFEFDQPTGVDLPGEADSKIQFKWETEKLTTAFGQGTAITPIQQIQAATAIANGGKMMKPYVIEKIVNPDNEKVVQNHEPEVVGTPISKETSEHVRNLMRSVVTDGTGERYYNIEGYEVAGKTGTAEIPDPKGGYLEGYDNYVFSFLGMAPKDDPKLLIYIAIDRPNLDVESYESGSVPVSKVFNFVMKNSLQYLNIAPVEGSSEHNGESKKDVTDNIPLNDYEGGSSIALEQELKEKGLDVHVLGEGDEVIAQTPFAGTAVLKGQKIILRTSGTVKMPDLTGWSRAEVLQLARILNLKTPEFIGNGYVVLQSIPPKAKVKEGSHLVIELKAPQQIAEEKKAKEKEKGNKEHKEEPVTD
- the mraZ gene encoding division/cell wall cluster transcriptional repressor MraZ, which codes for MFMGEHLHTIDDKGRMIIPSKFRDELGSTFVLTRGLDQCVFGYPLEEWKQLEEKLKALPFTKKDARAFTRFFFSGAAECQLDKQGRVNIASTLRQYAKLDKDCVVIGVSNRIEVWNKQIWEEYFSQSEDSFGEIAESLMDFDL
- the rsmH gene encoding 16S rRNA (cytosine(1402)-N(4))-methyltransferase RsmH, whose product is MFEHETVLKQEAIVGLQIKENGIYVDCTLGGAGHTEEIVKRIDTGQVFAFDQDLHAIEHARKRLQAFEGKFQIIQSNFRHLKESLQEVGINGVDGILFDLGVSSPQLDEAERGFSYHQDAPLDMRMDQTNELTAYHIVNEWPYEKLVSIFFKYGEEKFAKSIARKIEANREQQPIKTTGELVEIIKTAIPARARRKGGHPAKRTFQAIRIAVNDELNAFEEALRDGIDLLNPRGRICVITFHSLEDRLCKRIFKEESSEPELPPGMPAVPEEYQPVLKMITRKPIIPGTEEQEQNRRARSSKLRIAEKM